The genomic region CCCCTCGTTTCGGAGGCGAACATCCGGAAAATCGTGGTGAAGGTCGTGGTATCCTGCCCGTGATCCGGCGGGTCGGCCGGCCGAAAAGAATAATTCCAGGAGTGTAGGCAATGCCCGAAACCGGACCCATCCTGATCGTGGACGACGAGGCCAGCATCCGCAAATCGCTCGAAGGCGTGCTGGGCGACGACGGATTTACCTGCCTGCACGCGGCCGACGGCGCCGAGGCGCTTTCTCTGCTGCGATCGCGCAACCCCGCGCTGGTGCTGCTCGACATCTGGATGCCGGGCATGGACGGGATCGAGACGCTTCGCCGGATCAAGGAGATCAGCCCGCAGACGCCCGTGATCATGATGAGCGGCCACGCCACGATTGCCACCGCGATCAAGGCGACCCAGGCGGGCGCCTCCGACTTCATCGAGAAGCCGCTCGAGCTCGACCTCACGCTGGGGGCGATCCGCCGCGCGCTGGCGTCGCGGGCGTCGGGCGCCGCAGACCTGGCCGGAGATGCCGAAACGCCGAATCCGCCGGTGGGCGTCCCCGAGCTTCAGAGGCTTGTGTTCGAGAAGCAGGCGCTGCCCGGGAGGGCGATGCCCCAGAAGACGCTCGCGCACGGCGCCGTGATGTACGGGCAAGGGCTCCATTCCGGCAAGAAGAGCGGGCTGATCCTCGAGCCGCTCGGCCCCGGCTCGGGCATCCATTTCGTCGGCGTGTCCGACAACCGCGCGGTCCCGGCGCACCTCGACTTCGTCGGCTCGACCGGCTACGCCACCTCGATACGGCTCGGAAGCACGCAGGCCGCTACGATCGAACACGTCATGTCGGCGCTCAACGCCTACGGAATCTGCAACCTGCTCATCAAATGCAACGGGGAGGTGCCGGTGCTCGACGGCTCGGCCGCCGAGTTTTGCGCCCTCTTCGAGGAGGTGGGGCTCGAGAACCAGGTCGGCGACGATTGGCACCAGATCGTGGTCAAGGAGCCGATCACGCTGGGCGAGGGTCGCGAGACGATCCGTCTTGAGCCGTGCGACGGGTTCGAGGTCGACTACACGCTCGACTATCCGCACCCCGTCGGGATGCAGCATTTCGCTTTCCGGCTCGACGACCCGGCCGTCTACCGGAAGGAGATCGCCCCGGCGCGCACCTTCGGCTTCGTGAAGGACATCGGACATCTGCAACGGCAAGGGCTGGCGCTCGGCGGCCGCTTCGACAACTTCATCCTCTTCGGCGACGAAGGGCCGATCAACGACACGCTGCGATTCCCGAACGAGCCCGTTCGACACAAGATCATGGACGCGATCGGCGACTTCTACCTGCTTGGCCGGCGCTTGCAGGGCCGCGTGGTCGCCCGCATGACCGGCCACTCCGACAACATCGCGCTCCTCCGCAAGGTGCGCGAGCTGATGCGGGACAAGCCCTAGCGACGCTCCCTGCCAGATCGCAGGCGGTAGAGGACGCGCTCCAGGTTGCCGGCGGCCTCGTGATCGTTTGGATATCGGCGAAGCAGCTCCTGGTACTCGATGGCGGCTTCGTACATGCTTCCCTTCCGTTCGAGGAACAGCGCCAGGTTGAAGCGCGCATCGGAACGCTCCGGTTCAATCAACAAGGCCTCCCGAATGAGCCGGACCGCCTCGTCGTAGTCCCCGCGTTCTCCCATTTCAGCGCCCAGATTCGTCAAAATCGACGGGTTCCTCGGATTGACCTCCAGGGCGTGGCGATACAACGTGACGCTGTTTTCCCAGTAACCTGCCTGCCGATATGCCGTCACGGTCAAGAGGGCCAGCACTGCGACTGCGGCCGCTCCCAGGAGTGCGGTCCTGTGGCGAAAGGGCGCGGCCAGTTCCCAGGCCGGCCAGGCCACAAGCAGGAAGATCCCGATGAGCGGCAGATAGGTGTAACGATCCGCCATGGCCTGACCGCCCACCTGGACCAGCCCTATCACCGGTACCAACATCCCGATGAACCAGAACCAGCCTACGAAAATAGACGGATACCGTCTCGCTGCGCGGCAGGCGAAAATCGTCAGGATCGCGAGGAGGAGCAATCCTGCGACGGCCGCTCCGACTGAATGGGCGATTCCCGGGTGGGGATATTCGACGGCCAGGCGGGCGGGCCAGAACGTCTTGCAGAGATAGCGCACGTAGGCAACCGGTATGTTCAGCAGTCGGGCGGACCAGGGGATGACTTCCAGCGACTTGACCGCGCCGCCCCGGTCCTGGACGACGGCCGTCACCACGCAGGAAACGGCCGAAAGCAGGAATAGCGGGATTTTCTCGATGGCGAGCGCGGAAAGGGGGGCAGGGGGCCGGAGGGGGCCGCCGCTCCCTTCGGTATCCGCCGACCCGGCAGGGGTACATCGCATGCGCCGGAACGGCCAGTAATCGAGCAGCAGCAACAGGAAGGGGAGCGTCACGAGCATGGGTTTTGCCATCAAGCCCAGCGCGAACAGGAAAACGACCGGGACCATCCGTTTCCATTCCGGCCGCCGGCAATATCGCTCGTACGCCAGCAGCGACAACATGAAGAAGAACCCGCTCAGGACGTCCTTCCGTTCCGAGATCCATGCCACCGATTCGACATGAAGCGGATGCAGGGCAAACAACGCTGCGACGAAGGCGCTACGGCCGAAAGCGCCCGTCATCCGATAGAGGAGAAGCAGGAGGAGAAGCGTGTTCGCGATGTGGATGAAGACGTTTGAGAGGTGGTGGCGGCCGGGATCCATCCCGAAAAGGGAGACGTCCAGCATGTGGGAAAGCCAGGTCAGCGGATGCCAGTTGCCGACGTCGCCGGTCGTAAACGCCCAGCGGAAGCCGTCCGGCGTCAGCCCGTCACGGACGATCGCGTTGCTGCTGACATATAGAGGGTCGTCGTAGGAAAGGAAGCCATGTCCGGAAACCTGGCCGTAAACCGCCAAAGTGGCCGCAACGACAAGCAGGATCGTGACGGTCGAGAACAAACGGAAATGATACTTTCGTTGGATCCTGTCCGACAATGTCAGTCCCCGTGCCCTCTTCTTTCTGGTACGCCAGTATAAGCTTCCCGCTGCCGGATGCCGAGGCCTTTCCGCCCCGGTGCAATTCCGTTTCGTCGGGGAGCCGGGATGTGCTAACATGAACGCCCCCTCAGGGAAAAATCCGTTGCCCGAACCTCCGGGCGAACCTAACAGGATGTGACGTCATGGGTTTCCGTTGCGGCATTGTCGGCATGCCGAATGTCGGCAAGTCGACGCTTTTCAATGCGCTCACGATGGCGGTGATCCCCGCCGAGAACTATCCCTTCTGCACGATCGAGCCGAATGTCGGCATCGTCCCCATGCCCGACACGCGGCTCGATGCGCTCGCCGGCATCGTCAAGCCGAACCGCGTGGTCCCCACGACGATGGAGTTCGTCGACATCGCCGGGCTCGTGGCGGGCGCCGCCAAGGGAGAGGGGCTTGGCAACAAGTTCCTGGCCAACATCCGGGAAACCGACGCCATCGCCCACGTCGTCCGCTGCTTCGAGGACGACGACGTGATCCACGTCGAGGGGATGGTCGATCCTGTGCGCGACATCGACATTATCCATACCGAACTGGCGCTCGCCGACCTCGAGACGGTCGAGAAGGCGATTCTTCGCGTCGGCAAGTCCCTCAAGTCCGGGAGCGCGGAAGCCGCCGCCCAGTACGCGCTGTTCGAGAATATCCGCGACTGCCTGGCGAAGGGCGACCCCGTCCGGTCGATGGGACTCGACGTCGAGCAGCGGAAGATGGCCCGCGAGCTCTGTCTTTTGACCGCGAAGCCGACCGTCTACATCGCCAACGTCGACGAACACGGCTTCGAGGGGAACAGGCACCTCGACGCCGTCCGCGCGCTGGCTGTCAAGGAAGGCTCCGAGGTCGTCCCCGTCTGCGCCGCGATGGAGGCCGAGATCTCCCAGCTCGACGACGCCTCCCGCGTAGAGTTCCTGGCCGACATGGGTCTTGACGAGCCGGGGCTCAACCGGGTCATCCGGGCCGGGTACCGGCTTCTGGGCCTCCAGACTTACTTCACGGCGGGCGTGCAGGAAGTGCGGGCATGGACGATTCCCGCGGGCTGCCTTGCGCCGCAGGCCGCGGCGGTCATCCACACCGACTTCGAGAAAGGCTTCATCCGCGCGGAAACGATTGCCTACGAGGATTTCATCGGCCACCGCGGGGAGACGGGAGCGAAGGAGGCGGGTAAGTGGCGGCTCGAGGGGAAGGAGTACCCCGTGAAGGACGGCGACGTCCTTCATTTCCGTTTCAACGTCTGACGGCGATCCGGGACCAAGGAACTCGGGAAATCATGTCTGTTTTATTTTGAACAAATTCGGATCGTGGATCGGCTTTCGGAGTAAAATGCCGCCAACGCAGATATAGCTATCTTTGGAGGTATCGAGCGATGTCGGATGAAAGCGGGCTATTGACCGGGCTCCAGTCCCGGAGCACCAGTCGGCGTGATTTTCTCAAGATCATCACCATCGCGGCCGCCTCCGTCGGGCTCCCGGTCTCGGCCGTCGGAAAGATGGCCGAGGCGGCAGCCACGAAAGGCAAGCCTTCGGTCATCTGGCTTCATTTCCAGGAGTGCACCGGCTGCACCGAGTCGCTGCTCCGGACCTCCCACCCCGCACTCGCCACCCTGATCCTCGACCTCGTCTCCCTCGATTACCACGAAACGCTTTTCGCCGCCGCGGGCTATCAGGCCGAGGATGCGCTCAATGCCGCGATCAAGGCCCACGACGGGAAGTTCATCCTCGTCGTCGAGGGGGCGATCCCCCAGAAAGACAACGGGATCTACTGCAAGGTCGGCGGGAAGACAGCGCTTCAGATCCTGAACGAGGTGGCGCCCCACGCCGGGGCGATCGTCGCGATCGGGTCCTGCGCCTCCTTCGGCGGCATCCCCGCGGCCGAGCCCAACCCGACCGGAGCCACCGGCGTTCCGCAGATCCTCAAGGGCAAGACGGTCGTGACGCTCCCGGGATGCCCCGCCAACCCTTACAACCTCCTCGGCACGGTGCTCCAGTTCGCCACCTACGGCACCCTGCCGGCGCTCGACGAGTTGGGCCGCCCCAAGTTCGCCTACGCCCGGGTCATCCACGAAGACTGTCCCCGCCGTCCCCATTTTGACGCCGGGCGTTTTGCCGAAAAGTTCGGCGAGGGGGCGCACCGGGAAGGCCACTGCCTCTACAAACTGGGGTGCAAAGGCCCCGTGACGCACGCCAACTGCTCGCTGCTTCCCTACGTCGAGATGCCCGGCGCCTGGCCCGTCGGCATCGGCCATCCGTGCGTCGGATGCTCCGAGCAAGCGGTCGCTTTCCGCACTCCGATGTTCGAGGTCGTGCCGATCCACGGCGCGACGCCTCCCTCGACTTACGCCCCCATCACGGCGGGCGGAGGGAAGGTCAGCATCCCGGCGGCGCTTGCCGTGGGCGGGGCGCTCGGCGCGCTCGTCGGCGCGAGCGTGGTCGCCTCGAAGAAATTCTCCGAGCGCGTCGGCGATCAGGATGTTCCCGGCGATCGTCGCCGATGGGACGACAAGCAGGAGAAAGGCGACTCCGGAGAATCGAAATGAGCGCGGGGCTGACGCGCCGCGAGCTGCTTCGGCTGGCATGCATCGGCAGCGCCGCCGCCGCCGTCGCGCCGGTCGAGACGGCGACGGCGGCCGTCCACTCCGAGAAGCCGCAAGCCGCGCCCGGGGCGGTCGGCATGCTTTACGACGCGACCGTCTGCACCGGCTGCAAGGCATGCATGGCGGCCTGCAATCAGGTCAACGAACTTCCGGCCGATTCCGCCGGGTCAGGCGGTCTTTACCACGCGCCGCTCGACCTCAACTCGAAAACCAAGAACATCATCAAGCTCTACCAGGCGCCCAATGCCGGCAAGTGGTCGTTCGTCAAACGCCAGTGCATGCATTGCCTCGACCCGGCCTGCGTCTCCGGGTGCCCCTTCGAGGCGCTCTCGAAAGATCCCGAGAAAGGCGTCGTCCGGTGGGACGGTTCCCGCTGCATCGGCTGCCGGTATTGCGAGATCGCATGCCCCTTCCAGATCCCCAAGTTCGAATGGGACAAGTGGAACCCACGCATCGTGAAATGCGAGTTCTGCATCACGCAGCGCCTCGAGAAGGGCGAGCAGCCGGGGTGCACCGGCGCCTGCCCGACCGGCGCGGTGATCTTCGGCAAACGCGACGCGCTCCTGGCCGAGGCCAAGCGCCGCATCGCCGCATCGCCCGGCAAATATTTCGAGAACCGCGTCTACGGCGAGAAAGATGCGGGAGGCACGCAGGTCTTCTACCTCGCGGCGGTTCCATTCAAGGACCTCGGGCTCCCCGAGCTGGGGACCGATTCGATCCCCTACTATGCGACCAAGGTCAACGCGAAGCTCTATAAATGGCTGTCGGGGCCGCTGGTCCTATACGGAATCCTGGCGCTCGCGGTCAACCGGAACTGGAAGCACCATCGACACGAACAGGAACAACATGAGGCCAAGGGCGGCCTTCCGGAGCAGTTATGAGCAATCCTTGGCAGCGCCTGGTTCCCGTCTATAACAAAGAGACGCATTCCCGGTCGTTCTGGATCTTCGGGGCGATCACGGTTCTCGGCTTCGTGCTCGCCGGGTTGCGGATGGTCAGTCCGCTCGGTCGATACAGCGGCATGAACGATGCCTATGCCTGGGGCGTCTGGAAGATCTTCAACGTCATGACGCTCACCGCGATCGGCTCCGGCAGCCTGGCCGTCGGACTCGCGGCCTGGGTGTTCGGCAACGAGAAGCTGCACATCGCGATGCGCACCGCGCTCGTCACCAGCTTCCTGTTCTACTTCACCGGCATGATGGCGCTGATCGTCGACGTCGGGCGCCCCTGGAATTTCTGGCAGATCATTCTCCCCTGGCGCTGGAACGGCCACTCCGCGCTCCTCGAGGTCGCCGTCTGCATGCCGGCGTACGCTTTTCTCTTCCTGCTGTTCGAGAATGTGCCGCTTGTCCTCGAGCGTTTTTCCTACACGGGCTCCGATCGGGTCAAGGGCGCGATCAAACGTTTCGACCCGGTCATGAAGAAGGTTTACCCGTTCGTGGTGGCCGGTGCCTACCTCCTGCCGCTCATGCACCAATCGTCGCTCGGCGGCCTGATGCTCCTTTCCGGTCCCAAGGTGCACCCGCTCTGGCAATCTCAGGTGCTTCCGCTGCTCTACGTCCTGGCGGCGTGCATTTGCGGATTCGCCTTCGTCAACTGGACGCTTCTATTCACGTGCTACCGATACCGGCGCCCCATCAGCATCGAGGTCGTGTCCGAAATCGGCAGTCTCATGTCCTGGGTCACTTTCGCGTGGCTTGTCATCCGGATCAGCGACATCCTGATCCGCGGCCAGGTCCACGCCGTGCTCGCCTTCGACCGGTACAGCTTCCTGTTCCTGACCGAAACCCTGCTTATGGCGATTCCCGCGATCCTGCTCCGCTTCAAGTCGAAGCGCGAGACGCCCCGCACACTCGTGACCTGCTCGGCGCTGGCAGGATTGGGCGGCCTGCTCTATCGCTTCACCCCGACCGCGTTCGCCTTCACCCCGGCGAAGTCGTACAGCTATTTCCCGACGCTGCCCGAGGTGCTGATGACCATCGGCTTCATCTCGTTCGGGATCCTCACATGGCGAATCGCCGTGCGTTATTTCGCGATCCTGCCGGGCACGAACGAGGAGTGGCACGAGAACAACTGGGAACCGCTCTTCGTGTCGCTGCGGAGCCGGTTCCATAAAAAACCGCAAGGAGCTCCGACATGGCAAGAATAACCATCGACCCCGTCACCCGAATCGAGGGACACCTGCGCATCGACGTCGAGGTCGACGGAGGGGTCGTTCGCGACGCCTGGTCGGTCGGAACCATGTGGCGGGGTATCGAGACCATCCTGAAATACCGCGACCCGCGCGAGGCCTGGATCTTCACGCAGCGCATCTGCGGGGTGTGCACGACCGTCCACGCCATCGCCTCCGTGCGCGCCGTCGAGAACGGGCTCGGGTTGGAAGTGCCGCTCAATGCGCAGTACATCCGGAACCTGCTGGTGACCGCACACGCGTTGCACGACCACATCGTCCACTTCTACCACCTGTCGGCGCTCGACTGGGTCGACGTGGTCTCCGCCCTCAAGGCCGATCCCGCCAAGGCGGCAAGCCTCGCCGAGAGCCTCTCTCCGTGGCCCAAGAACGGCAGGCGCGAGATGGAGGCGACCAAGGCGCGGCTCGCGGGCTTCGTCGCGGGGGGGCAGCTCGGCATCTTCACCAACGGCTACTGGGGTCATCCGGCGATGCGCCTCTCGCCCGAGGTCAACCTGATGGCCGTCTCGCATTACCTGCAGGCGCTCGACATCCAGCGCAAGGCGAACCAGGCCGTTGCCATTTTGGGGGGCAAGACCCCCAACATCCAGAATCTCGCGG from Candidatus Deferrimicrobiaceae bacterium harbors:
- a CDS encoding tetratricopeptide repeat protein, with the protein product MSDRIQRKYHFRLFSTVTILLVVAATLAVYGQVSGHGFLSYDDPLYVSSNAIVRDGLTPDGFRWAFTTGDVGNWHPLTWLSHMLDVSLFGMDPGRHHLSNVFIHIANTLLLLLLLYRMTGAFGRSAFVAALFALHPLHVESVAWISERKDVLSGFFFMLSLLAYERYCRRPEWKRMVPVVFLFALGLMAKPMLVTLPFLLLLLDYWPFRRMRCTPAGSADTEGSGGPLRPPAPLSALAIEKIPLFLLSAVSCVVTAVVQDRGGAVKSLEVIPWSARLLNIPVAYVRYLCKTFWPARLAVEYPHPGIAHSVGAAVAGLLLLAILTIFACRAARRYPSIFVGWFWFIGMLVPVIGLVQVGGQAMADRYTYLPLIGIFLLVAWPAWELAAPFRHRTALLGAAAVAVLALLTVTAYRQAGYWENSVTLYRHALEVNPRNPSILTNLGAEMGERGDYDEAVRLIREALLIEPERSDARFNLALFLERKGSMYEAAIEYQELLRRYPNDHEAAGNLERVLYRLRSGRERR
- the ychF gene encoding redox-regulated ATPase YchF, coding for MGFRCGIVGMPNVGKSTLFNALTMAVIPAENYPFCTIEPNVGIVPMPDTRLDALAGIVKPNRVVPTTMEFVDIAGLVAGAAKGEGLGNKFLANIRETDAIAHVVRCFEDDDVIHVEGMVDPVRDIDIIHTELALADLETVEKAILRVGKSLKSGSAEAAAQYALFENIRDCLAKGDPVRSMGLDVEQRKMARELCLLTAKPTVYIANVDEHGFEGNRHLDAVRALAVKEGSEVVPVCAAMEAEISQLDDASRVEFLADMGLDEPGLNRVIRAGYRLLGLQTYFTAGVQEVRAWTIPAGCLAPQAAAVIHTDFEKGFIRAETIAYEDFIGHRGETGAKEAGKWRLEGKEYPVKDGDVLHFRFNV
- the hybB gene encoding Ni/Fe-hydrogenase cytochrome b subunit, with product MSNPWQRLVPVYNKETHSRSFWIFGAITVLGFVLAGLRMVSPLGRYSGMNDAYAWGVWKIFNVMTLTAIGSGSLAVGLAAWVFGNEKLHIAMRTALVTSFLFYFTGMMALIVDVGRPWNFWQIILPWRWNGHSALLEVAVCMPAYAFLFLLFENVPLVLERFSYTGSDRVKGAIKRFDPVMKKVYPFVVAGAYLLPLMHQSSLGGLMLLSGPKVHPLWQSQVLPLLYVLAACICGFAFVNWTLLFTCYRYRRPISIEVVSEIGSLMSWVTFAWLVIRISDILIRGQVHAVLAFDRYSFLFLTETLLMAIPAILLRFKSKRETPRTLVTCSALAGLGGLLYRFTPTAFAFTPAKSYSYFPTLPEVLMTIGFISFGILTWRIAVRYFAILPGTNEEWHENNWEPLFVSLRSRFHKKPQGAPTWQE
- the lpxC gene encoding UDP-3-O-acyl-N-acetylglucosamine deacetylase, with amino-acid sequence MPETGPILIVDDEASIRKSLEGVLGDDGFTCLHAADGAEALSLLRSRNPALVLLDIWMPGMDGIETLRRIKEISPQTPVIMMSGHATIATAIKATQAGASDFIEKPLELDLTLGAIRRALASRASGAADLAGDAETPNPPVGVPELQRLVFEKQALPGRAMPQKTLAHGAVMYGQGLHSGKKSGLILEPLGPGSGIHFVGVSDNRAVPAHLDFVGSTGYATSIRLGSTQAATIEHVMSALNAYGICNLLIKCNGEVPVLDGSAAEFCALFEEVGLENQVGDDWHQIVVKEPITLGEGRETIRLEPCDGFEVDYTLDYPHPVGMQHFAFRLDDPAVYRKEIAPARTFGFVKDIGHLQRQGLALGGRFDNFILFGDEGPINDTLRFPNEPVRHKIMDAIGDFYLLGRRLQGRVVARMTGHSDNIALLRKVRELMRDKP
- a CDS encoding hydrogenase small subunit, which encodes MSDESGLLTGLQSRSTSRRDFLKIITIAAASVGLPVSAVGKMAEAAATKGKPSVIWLHFQECTGCTESLLRTSHPALATLILDLVSLDYHETLFAAAGYQAEDALNAAIKAHDGKFILVVEGAIPQKDNGIYCKVGGKTALQILNEVAPHAGAIVAIGSCASFGGIPAAEPNPTGATGVPQILKGKTVVTLPGCPANPYNLLGTVLQFATYGTLPALDELGRPKFAYARVIHEDCPRRPHFDAGRFAEKFGEGAHREGHCLYKLGCKGPVTHANCSLLPYVEMPGAWPVGIGHPCVGCSEQAVAFRTPMFEVVPIHGATPPSTYAPITAGGGKVSIPAALAVGGALGALVGASVVASKKFSERVGDQDVPGDRRRWDDKQEKGDSGESK
- the hybA gene encoding hydrogenase 2 operon protein HybA; the protein is MSAGLTRRELLRLACIGSAAAAVAPVETATAAVHSEKPQAAPGAVGMLYDATVCTGCKACMAACNQVNELPADSAGSGGLYHAPLDLNSKTKNIIKLYQAPNAGKWSFVKRQCMHCLDPACVSGCPFEALSKDPEKGVVRWDGSRCIGCRYCEIACPFQIPKFEWDKWNPRIVKCEFCITQRLEKGEQPGCTGACPTGAVIFGKRDALLAEAKRRIAASPGKYFENRVYGEKDAGGTQVFYLAAVPFKDLGLPELGTDSIPYYATKVNAKLYKWLSGPLVLYGILALAVNRNWKHHRHEQEQHEAKGGLPEQL